A single genomic interval of Peromyscus leucopus breed LL Stock chromosome 7, UCI_PerLeu_2.1, whole genome shotgun sequence harbors:
- the LOC114688471 gene encoding olfactory receptor 7G2-like produces the protein MEPRNQTGIFYFFLLELTHDTTMEPLIFGLFLFTYLVTILGNLLIILAVSSDSHLQTPMYLFLSKLSFTDICLSTTTVPNMLKNIHTQDQSISYTGCLTQACFVLNFAVLESCVLAAMAYDRYAAICHPLNYTVIMNPSFCAMLILLSLIISIVNSLLQCLMVLRVSFCTNFELPLFFCELAQVIKLACSDTLINYILIYLATFIFGGIPIAGIVFSYTRIVSSILRISSMKGRYKAFSTCASHFLVVSLFYGAAVGVYISSAITVSPQITTVSYMMYTVLPQMLNPFIYSLRNRDMKKALGKLMTKVCCLL, from the coding sequence ATGGAACCTAGAAACCAAACAGGCATCTTCTACTTTTTTCTACTGGAACTAACTCATGATACTACAATGGAGCCCCTCATCTTTGGCCTCTTCCTGTTTACATACCTGGTCACCATTCTGGGAAATCTGCTCATCATACTTGCTGTCAGCTCTGACTCTCATCTACAAACACCCATGTACCTCTTTCTCTCCAAACTTTCATTTACTGACATCTGCCTAAGTACAACCACAGTCCCAAATATGCTGAAGAACATCCACACACAGGATCAGAGCATCAGCTACACAGGCTGCCTCACTCAGGCctgctttgttttgaattttgctGTTTTAGAAAGTTGTGTCCTTGCTGCAATGGCTTATGACCGCTATGCAGCTATTTGTCATCCCTTGAATTACACAGTAATTATGAACCCAAGCTTCTGTGCTATGCTAATTCTATTGTCCCTCATAATTAGCATTGTGAACAGCTTATTACAGTGTCTGATGGTATTGAGGGTCTCATTTTGCACAAACTTTGAGCTTCCTCTATTCTTCTGTGAACTtgctcaggtcatcaagcttgccTGTTCTGATACCCTCATCAATTACATCCTGATATATCTTGCAACATTTATATTTGGTGGCATTCCAATCGCTGGAATCGTTTTCTCTTATACTCGAATTGTCTCTTCAATTCTGAGGATATCTTCAATGAAAGGGAGGTATAAAGCCTTTTCGACTTGTGCGTCTCACTTTTTAGTTGTATCTTTATTCTATGGTGCAGCAGTTGGGGTTTACATCAGCTCTGCCATTACTGTTTCACCTCAGATAACTACAGTGTCATATATGATGTACACAGTCCTCCCGCAAATGCTGAACCCCTTTATTTATAGTCTAAGAAATAGGGACATGAAGAAAGCCTTGGGGAAACTTATGACAAAGGTGTGTTGCCTTCTGTGA
- the LOC114688467 gene encoding olfactory receptor 7G2-like, with amino-acid sequence MESTNQTDAIEFLLLGLSDDPELQPILFGLFLFMYLVTFLGNLLITLTISSDSHLHTPMYFLLSNLSLADICISSTTVPKMLLNIQAQDQRISYTGCLTQACFVLVFAGLENCLLAAMAYDRYVAICHPLRYTVIMNSHFCILLILFSLIISVVNALLLSLMVLRLTFCTDLEIPHFFCELAQIIKLACSDTLINKILIYTAALLFGGIPFFGIFLSYIEIVSSVLKIPSGQGRYKAFSTCGSHLSVVSLFYGTGLGVYISSAVTESPRNSAVASVMYSTVTQMLNPFIYSLRNRDMKEALRKLTVRMASLM; translated from the coding sequence ATGGAATCCACAAATCAAACAGATGCAATAGAATTCCTGCTCTTGGGCCTTTCAGATGATCCAGAACTGCAACCCATCCTCTTTGGACTGTTCCTGTTTATGTACTTGGTTACATTTCTTGGGAACCTACTAATTACCCTGACCATCAGTTCGGATTCCCATCTCCACACGCCGATGTACTTTTTGCTCTCCAACCTATCCTTGGCTGACATTTGTATAAGCTCAACTACAGTCCCAAAGATGCTCTTGAACATCCAAGCACAGGACCAGAGAATATCGTACACAGGCTGCCTCACTCAGGCTTGCTTTGTCTTGGTTTTTGCTGGATTAGAAAATTGTTTGCTTGCAgcaatggcctatgaccgctatgtggccatctgtcaCCCTCTGAGGTACACAGTCATCATGAATTCACACTTCTGTATTCTACTCATTCTGTTTTCCCTGATCATTAGTGTTGTGAATGCACTATTGCTCAGTCTCATGGTGCTGCGGCTGACTTTCTGCACAGACTTGGAAATCCCCCACTTCTTCTGTGAACTTGCTCAGATCATAAAGCTTGCCTGCTCTGACACACTTATCAATAAGATCTTGATTTATACAGCAGCTCTCCTATTTGGTGGTATTCCTTTCTTTGGAATTTTTCTGTCTTATATTGAAATTGTCTcctctgttttgaaaatcccatcAGGGCAGGGAAGATACAAAGCCTTTTCCACCTGTGGGTCTCACCTGTCAGTAGTGTCCTTGTTTTACGGGACAGGTTTAGGAGTGTACATCAGTTCTGCAGTTACAGAATCTCCCAGGAACTCAGCAGTTGCTTCAGTGATGTATTCCACAGTCACTCAGATGCTGAACCCCTttatctacagcctgaggaacaggGACATGAAGGAAGCCTTGAGAAAACTCACAGTTAGAATGGCTTCCCTTATGTGA